A genome region from bacterium SCSIO 12844 includes the following:
- a CDS encoding transposase — MNNQFKKHLSIPGLLHTLRNSFAKATDRKSSSIYSLVDCLMCGMAVFGMKYPSLLKFDKDMRSEGSLVKNNISSLYKVEKVPCDTYLRERLDEIDYLQLRQSFNALLSNLQRGKVLEQYCFYNDYYLISSDGTGMFSSHEVHCDNCCVKHHRNGTKTYYHQMLCASIVHPDIKQVIPLAPEPIIKSDGTKKNDCERNAAKRLIKRLRQEHPHLAMIFVEDALYANGPHIDDLNKHNIHYILGVKPSDHTWLFDWVKASKSEFLSMSLEGVKHEFEWVNQAELNETRSDIKVNFLSYKQTNKKGKVQHFTWVTDLDLNSNNVFKIMTGARARWKIENETFNTLKNQGYNFEHNFGHGANNLCTVFGFLMLLAFLVDQIQELCCPLFKSALKKLETRSRLWDRIRSAFFIAQINSWEALYLHLSGKVKAQLIIDTG; from the coding sequence ATGAACAATCAATTTAAAAAACATCTATCTATACCAGGTTTATTACACACATTAAGAAATAGCTTTGCAAAAGCTACTGATAGGAAGTCATCCAGCATTTACTCACTTGTTGATTGTTTGATGTGTGGCATGGCAGTATTTGGAATGAAGTATCCTTCATTACTTAAATTTGATAAAGATATGCGATCAGAGGGCAGTTTGGTTAAAAATAATATTAGCTCATTATATAAAGTTGAAAAAGTGCCATGTGATACATATTTACGTGAACGTTTAGATGAAATTGATTATCTTCAATTACGTCAGTCATTTAATGCATTACTAAGCAATCTACAAAGAGGTAAAGTTCTAGAGCAATATTGTTTTTATAATGATTATTATTTGATTTCCAGTGACGGCACAGGGATGTTTTCATCACATGAAGTGCATTGTGATAATTGCTGTGTAAAACATCACCGTAATGGAACAAAAACTTATTATCATCAAATGTTGTGTGCTTCGATTGTACATCCTGATATAAAGCAAGTGATTCCATTAGCGCCTGAGCCAATTATTAAAAGTGATGGAACAAAGAAAAATGATTGTGAGCGAAATGCAGCGAAACGTTTAATTAAACGTCTTCGCCAAGAACACCCGCACTTAGCAATGATTTTTGTTGAAGATGCCTTATATGCCAATGGCCCTCATATTGATGACCTAAACAAACATAATATTCATTATATTCTAGGAGTAAAACCAAGTGATCATACCTGGCTTTTTGACTGGGTTAAAGCAAGTAAATCCGAGTTTTTGTCGATGTCACTAGAGGGTGTTAAACATGAATTTGAGTGGGTTAATCAAGCTGAATTAAATGAAACTAGAAGTGATATTAAGGTTAACTTTTTGTCTTATAAACAGACAAATAAAAAAGGTAAAGTACAGCATTTTACTTGGGTGACAGACCTTGATCTTAATTCAAACAATGTATTTAAAATAATGACAGGAGCACGTGCACGCTGGAAAATTGAAAATGAGACATTTAATACATTAAAAAATCAAGGGTATAATTTTGAACACAATTTTGGTCATGGAGCAAACAACTTATGTACAGTATTTGGCTTTTTGATGCTATTGGCATTTTTGGTAGATCAAATTCAAGAACTATGCTGTCCATTATTTAAGTCGGCATTAAAAAAATTAGAGACAAGAAGTCGTTTATGGGACAGAATAAGAAGTGCTTTTTTTATAGCACAGATTAATAGTTGGGAAGCGCTATATTTACACCTATCAGGAAAAGTTAAAGCCCAATTGATCATCGACACTGGTTAA
- the parC gene encoding DNA topoisomerase IV subunit A, translated as MEQSQLVFDGIEVKPIKDFVRQAYLDYSMYVILDRALPSVSDGLKPVQRRIIYAMSELGLSAISKHKKSARTVGDVLGKYHPHGDSACYEAMVLMAQDFSYRYPLVDGQGNWGSIDDPKSFAAMRYTEARLSPYAALLLSELKFGTVDWGDNFDGTLKEPLVLPAQVPNILLNGGMGIAVGMATDIPPHNMTEVIEGCLKLLKHPNVTDESLFKIIPGPDFPGGAEIVTPEKERLKAYQTGNGSIKLRAIYEIDDDEVIITALPHQVSTSKLIEQIASQIQSKKMPWLTNVRDESDHENPIRLVLAMRSNRVNVNRLMSHLYATTDLERNVRLNLNMIALDGKPKVMSLKEILTQWLDFRRQCVTRRLESRLDKVLERLHILDGLLIAYLNLDEVIRIIRTEDEPKACLMERFNITEKQADSILDTKLRHLAKLEEFKLKAEKDDLLKEKDYLEGHLNDQEKMTQLIADELKLIKKKYADKRRSAVRLREEAKALDETELMPAENVTVILSKLGWIRAAKGHDIKPQEMNYRSGDDYLASAKGKSNELVIFADKQGRIFSTRASDLPSARGQGEPITGCFNMDTNTVIQNVSVSSNEGFIVLASKAGYGFISEVSSILTKNKSGKQVLTVPDDFGVVAPVTRKSLTDNLLLVCITNQGRLLSFSLNELPVLSKGKGNKLINLPSQTVTGELLEWVFIIGEEDQLKIQVGKRFKLLNYKDISEYKARRAARGKLLPRGFQNISQIFCDKND; from the coding sequence ATGGAGCAATCTCAATTAGTATTTGATGGTATTGAAGTCAAGCCAATTAAAGATTTTGTTCGCCAAGCTTACCTTGATTATTCAATGTACGTTATTTTAGATCGTGCGTTACCATCAGTTAGTGACGGTTTAAAGCCAGTTCAAAGGCGTATTATTTATGCAATGAGTGAATTAGGCCTATCAGCGATTAGCAAACATAAAAAGTCAGCAAGAACTGTAGGTGATGTGCTAGGTAAATATCACCCGCATGGTGATAGCGCTTGTTATGAGGCGATGGTATTAATGGCACAAGATTTTTCTTATCGTTATCCATTGGTTGATGGTCAAGGGAATTGGGGATCAATTGATGATCCAAAATCATTTGCAGCAATGCGCTACACAGAAGCAAGACTTTCCCCTTATGCAGCTTTACTTTTGTCAGAATTAAAATTTGGTACAGTTGACTGGGGAGATAATTTTGATGGTACGCTAAAAGAGCCATTAGTATTACCAGCACAAGTACCAAATATATTATTAAATGGAGGTATGGGAATTGCCGTTGGTATGGCAACAGATATTCCACCACATAATATGACGGAAGTAATAGAAGGGTGCTTAAAATTATTAAAACATCCCAATGTTACAGATGAATCACTATTTAAAATAATACCGGGGCCTGATTTTCCTGGAGGTGCAGAAATTGTTACCCCTGAGAAAGAACGTTTAAAAGCTTATCAGACTGGAAATGGTAGTATTAAGTTGCGTGCCATTTATGAAATCGATGATGATGAAGTTATCATTACAGCTTTACCACACCAAGTATCAACTTCAAAACTTATTGAACAAATTGCGTCACAAATTCAATCTAAAAAAATGCCTTGGCTAACGAACGTTAGAGATGAGTCTGATCATGAAAATCCAATTCGATTGGTATTAGCAATGCGCTCCAATCGAGTTAATGTTAATCGTTTGATGTCTCATCTTTATGCAACAACTGACCTTGAGCGTAATGTAAGATTGAATTTGAATATGATTGCACTAGATGGCAAGCCAAAAGTAATGTCATTAAAAGAAATCTTAACACAATGGTTAGATTTTAGAAGGCAATGTGTTACACGACGTTTAGAAAGTAGGCTTGATAAAGTATTAGAACGCTTACATATATTAGATGGTTTATTGATTGCTTATCTAAATTTAGATGAAGTGATTAGAATTATTCGTACTGAAGATGAGCCTAAAGCCTGTTTAATGGAGCGATTTAATATAACAGAGAAACAAGCTGATAGTATTTTAGATACCAAGTTACGGCATTTAGCTAAATTAGAAGAATTTAAATTAAAAGCTGAAAAAGATGATTTATTAAAAGAGAAGGATTATCTTGAAGGCCATCTAAATGACCAAGAAAAGATGACACAACTAATTGCAGATGAGCTGAAATTAATTAAAAAGAAATATGCAGATAAAAGGCGTTCAGCTGTTAGGTTAAGAGAAGAAGCTAAAGCATTAGATGAAACAGAGTTAATGCCAGCTGAAAATGTCACAGTAATTTTATCTAAACTAGGGTGGATTAGAGCAGCAAAAGGTCATGATATTAAGCCACAAGAAATGAATTATCGTTCTGGTGATGACTATCTTGCTTCAGCCAAAGGCAAATCAAATGAGTTAGTTATTTTTGCAGATAAACAAGGCCGGATATTTTCAACTCGTGCATCTGACCTACCGTCTGCAAGAGGTCAGGGAGAACCAATTACAGGCTGTTTTAATATGGATACAAATACAGTGATTCAAAATGTCTCTGTTAGCTCTAATGAAGGCTTTATTGTTTTAGCATCCAAAGCAGGTTATGGCTTTATTTCAGAAGTATCCTCTATATTAACTAAAAATAAATCAGGCAAACAAGTTCTAACCGTTCCTGATGATTTTGGTGTTGTTGCGCCAGTAACGAGAAAAAGTTTAACGGATAACCTATTACTAGTCTGCATTACTAACCAGGGGCGACTGTTAAGTTTTTCTTTAAATGAATTACCAGTATTAAGTAAAGGCAAGGGTAATAAGTTAATTAATCTACCATCTCAGACAGTTACAGGTGAGTTGTTAGAGTGGGTATTTATTATTGGAGAAGAAGATCAGCTGAAAATTCAAGTGGGTAAAAGGTTTAAACTTTTGAATTATAAAGATATAAGTGAATATAAGGCTCGTAGAGCAGCAAGAGGAAAGCTATTACCTAGAGGCTTTCAAAATATTAGCCAGATTTTTTGTGATAAAAATGATTAA
- a CDS encoding HAD family hydrolase, with product MNKPYELLIFDWDGTLVNSRAKIFNAVRHGCKIHNYPDPSDEQLANQVGLALEKSFQNLYPDETNLPIQSMIDGYEEYFYNNPNESQLFEGTYEILKQLETSDYLLAIATGKRREPLEHDLKNFGIDHFFTITRTPNESPSKPNPQMLFDILDYTGLNPNQAIMIGDSIFDLQAAENANMDAIAVSYGIKSIDVLKDYHHSYVLDKITDLPKLLHSINN from the coding sequence ATGAATAAACCTTATGAGTTACTTATCTTTGATTGGGATGGTACATTAGTTAACTCAAGAGCAAAAATTTTCAACGCCGTACGACATGGCTGTAAAATACATAATTATCCAGACCCTAGTGACGAGCAATTAGCCAACCAAGTTGGTTTAGCACTAGAAAAATCCTTTCAAAACCTTTATCCAGATGAGACTAACTTGCCTATTCAATCAATGATTGATGGCTATGAAGAATATTTCTATAATAACCCCAATGAATCTCAGTTATTTGAAGGCACCTATGAAATTTTAAAGCAACTTGAGACATCAGATTATTTGTTGGCAATTGCTACAGGCAAACGCAGAGAACCATTAGAACATGATCTAAAAAACTTCGGTATTGATCATTTCTTTACCATCACGCGCACACCTAATGAGTCACCGTCAAAACCAAACCCACAAATGCTATTTGACATTTTAGATTATACAGGTCTTAACCCAAATCAAGCAATTATGATTGGTGATAGTATTTTTGATTTACAAGCTGCTGAAAATGCCAATATGGATGCGATTGCTGTTAGCTATGGCATTAAATCAATTGATGTATTAAAAGATTATCATCATAGTTATGTTTTAGATAAAATTACTGATTTACCTAAATTACTTCACTCTATTAACAATTAA
- a CDS encoding DUF2076 domain-containing protein: MNQQDKQLITNLAQRLHQGNSQLQKDPEVEVIIKGEIESAPNAVYQLTQAVLLQEHALQNAQNQIQVLQQQVQALQMQVQQPKRGFFSNLFGGGQNQNYRNFQNQPNQMGYQNNFNQGAYQQPQMHYGGGSSFLRSAATTAVGVAGGMALFEGVSSLFSGGNEAVTNATDMASGMAPDMMNQSQEFINDPQSLADGFGAGGDDFLNQGDLGGGFGDFGDGGDFGGGDLF, translated from the coding sequence ATGAATCAACAGGATAAACAACTAATTACTAATTTGGCACAACGGTTACATCAAGGTAATAGCCAGTTGCAAAAAGACCCAGAGGTAGAAGTTATTATTAAAGGTGAGATTGAAAGCGCACCAAATGCAGTTTATCAATTAACACAAGCAGTTTTACTGCAAGAGCATGCATTGCAAAATGCACAAAATCAAATTCAAGTATTACAACAACAAGTTCAAGCCTTACAAATGCAAGTCCAACAGCCTAAACGTGGCTTTTTTAGTAATTTATTTGGTGGTGGTCAAAACCAAAATTATAGAAATTTTCAAAACCAGCCAAATCAAATGGGTTATCAAAATAACTTTAATCAAGGTGCTTATCAACAACCACAAATGCATTATGGTGGTGGTTCAAGCTTTTTAAGGTCAGCGGCTACAACAGCTGTAGGTGTTGCTGGTGGTATGGCACTTTTTGAAGGGGTAAGTAGTTTATTTTCAGGCGGTAATGAAGCGGTTACTAATGCAACTGATATGGCTTCTGGTATGGCACCTGATATGATGAATCAATCTCAAGAGTTTATTAACGACCCACAAAGCCTTGCTGATGGCTTTGGCGCAGGTGGTGATGATTTTCTCAATCAAGGTGATTTAGGTGGTGGGTTTGGAGACTTTGGCGATGGTGGTGACTTTGGTGGGGGTGATTTATTTTAG
- a CDS encoding thymidine kinase, producing the protein MAKLYFYYSSMNAGKSTTLLQSDYNYKERGMNTLLLTPELDHRAGQNIIASRIGLEASAIGFNAKTNLLEVTQLHHHKNTIHCVLVDEAQFLKKDQVYQLTEIVDQLDIPVLTYGIRNDFQAEPFEGSLYLLAWADNLIEIKTICHCGKKATHVLRHNDKGEVIDDGSQIQIGGNSSYTAVCRKHFKSKNLN; encoded by the coding sequence ATGGCTAAACTTTATTTTTATTATTCCAGCATGAATGCTGGTAAAAGTACAACCCTTTTACAATCCGACTATAACTATAAAGAACGCGGTATGAATACCCTATTATTAACCCCTGAACTTGATCATCGAGCAGGCCAAAATATAATTGCCTCTCGAATTGGTCTTGAAGCTAGTGCCATCGGATTTAATGCTAAAACCAATTTACTTGAAGTAACACAACTACATCATCATAAAAATACTATTCACTGTGTTTTAGTTGATGAAGCACAGTTTTTAAAAAAAGATCAAGTCTATCAATTAACAGAAATTGTTGATCAGTTAGATATTCCAGTACTCACCTATGGTATACGTAATGACTTTCAAGCTGAGCCTTTTGAAGGAAGCCTATATTTATTAGCATGGGCTGATAATCTTATTGAGATTAAAACCATTTGTCACTGTGGTAAAAAAGCAACTCATGTACTTCGCCATAATGATAAAGGTGAAGTAATTGATGATGGCAGTCAAATTCAAATTGGTGGTAATAGTAGTTATACTGCCGTGTGCAGAAAGCATTTTAAATCAAAGAATCTTAACTAA